In Terriglobus sp. TAA 43, a single window of DNA contains:
- a CDS encoding TolC family protein, whose protein sequence is MALFAVCSTSAAQQAQATTVQHLTLADTIQLAKANEPTFASARAAQQSAKIDAYLAKAALLPSATYHNQMLYTQPNGQTNQGGQVGAQASPVFIANNAVHEYASQAVVDERIGWKGFADAQVATANAARAAAELEVSRRGLVTAVVGLYYSVATLGEKVRIQGEALSEAKAFTTVTQQREAAREVAHADVVKAQLQMQQKQRDLSDATVAEQKARLELGVLLFPDPRTPYTTDPAVTNRVLPTKEEVDQTASKNNPEIRSALTGLQAANASVTSAKAAYLPDLGLNFTYGIDAPQFAKRGPDDVRNLGYSISGTIDIPVWDWFSTQKRVKQSQIQRDAAKVTLTAAQRRLIATLEESYAEAVAARDQLDLLDQSVTTAEESLRLTKLRYSAGESTALEVVDAQNSFLAARTAESDGVVRFETALASLQILTGSL, encoded by the coding sequence GTGGCATTGTTCGCGGTTTGTTCGACCAGTGCAGCCCAGCAGGCGCAAGCCACGACGGTACAACATTTAACACTGGCAGATACCATCCAGCTGGCCAAAGCCAATGAACCGACCTTTGCCTCGGCTCGGGCAGCGCAACAATCGGCAAAGATCGATGCGTATCTGGCGAAAGCCGCCCTTCTGCCGTCAGCCACCTATCACAATCAGATGTTGTACACCCAGCCAAACGGCCAGACGAATCAGGGCGGCCAGGTAGGTGCGCAGGCTTCGCCGGTCTTCATTGCGAACAATGCAGTTCATGAGTATGCCAGCCAGGCCGTTGTGGACGAACGCATCGGTTGGAAGGGTTTCGCAGATGCGCAGGTTGCAACCGCTAATGCAGCTCGCGCAGCAGCAGAGTTGGAAGTGTCGCGACGTGGTCTGGTGACGGCAGTCGTCGGGCTCTATTACTCGGTTGCTACCTTGGGCGAGAAAGTAAGAATTCAGGGGGAAGCGCTTTCTGAGGCGAAGGCATTTACCACCGTCACGCAACAGCGGGAAGCTGCGCGCGAGGTTGCGCATGCCGATGTAGTAAAGGCACAGCTACAGATGCAGCAGAAGCAGCGCGACCTGAGCGATGCGACGGTCGCGGAGCAAAAAGCGCGTCTTGAGCTTGGTGTGTTGCTGTTCCCGGATCCTCGCACTCCATACACAACTGATCCGGCAGTCACCAACCGCGTTCTTCCTACGAAGGAGGAAGTCGATCAAACTGCGTCGAAGAACAACCCGGAGATACGCAGCGCGTTGACAGGATTGCAGGCCGCGAATGCGAGTGTGACCTCTGCAAAGGCGGCGTATCTCCCCGATCTCGGTTTGAATTTCACCTACGGTATCGACGCACCACAATTTGCCAAACGAGGGCCAGATGACGTGCGCAATCTGGGTTACTCGATTAGCGGCACCATTGATATCCCCGTATGGGATTGGTTCTCCACACAAAAGCGCGTGAAGCAAAGTCAGATTCAACGCGATGCTGCGAAGGTGACGCTGACAGCTGCGCAGCGCCGATTGATAGCCACGCTTGAGGAGAGTTACGCAGAAGCGGTTGCTGCACGGGATCAGCTTGACCTTCTGGATCAGAGTGTGACTACGGCAGAAGAAAGCCTTCGGCTCACGAAGCTGCGCTATTCCGCTGGAGAGTCGACCGCGCTTGAAGTTGTGGATGCACAGAACTCGTTCCTCGCGGCTCGGACAGCTGAGTCGGATGGTGTCGTGCGATTCGAAACAGCCCTTGCATCACTTCAAATTCTTACAGGAAGCCTCTGA
- a CDS encoding EamA family transporter: MGWLAWSLLSAVFAALTAILAKKGVAHIDPNLATAIRTSVVMVMAWAIALAVGRAHTIRTLEGRDWWFLAASGVATGLSWLCYFRALALGPVSKVAPLDKLSVVFVLILAWPLIGERLTWTKGFGGLLLTAGAIVLALAK, encoded by the coding sequence ATGGGGTGGCTCGCCTGGTCTTTGCTTTCCGCAGTGTTCGCTGCTCTCACAGCAATCCTGGCAAAAAAGGGAGTAGCCCATATCGACCCCAATCTTGCTACCGCGATCCGTACCAGTGTGGTGATGGTGATGGCATGGGCGATTGCACTCGCTGTCGGACGTGCCCATACGATACGTACTTTGGAAGGCCGCGACTGGTGGTTTCTCGCGGCGTCCGGTGTGGCGACGGGCTTGTCATGGCTGTGTTACTTCCGCGCACTTGCGCTGGGGCCGGTGTCGAAAGTAGCTCCTCTCGATAAGTTGAGTGTGGTTTTTGTGCTGATACTGGCGTGGCCTTTGATCGGGGAGCGACTCACCTGGACTAAAGGATTCGGAGGCCTACTCCTCACGGCAGGGGCAATCGTGCTTGCCTTGGCAAAGTGA
- a CDS encoding MBL fold metallo-hydrolase: MSAKTVSTAAAKTPAKSVKKVTPKEVVKPELANSSIRVRMYRQGLGDCFLITLPGTDGPFYIVIDCGVVLGTDANGIQKLKDAIADITRVTGGKIDLLVVTHQHWDHVSGFTQAKDAISNWKVGQVWTAWTEDPKDPLANKLRAEREKTEDALRMAVNRLNAVGATDQSARVAGMLDFMGAASGSTATALEYAKGLAGKNLRFCEPGEAPIVLPQIPNFRFFVLGPPKDEQLLRKSDPSQGQAYGLDDGSAASNAMFLNALAREANGVAGNTFAGDSTLDDPFESRFQIPLARAQKIPFFQERYFGNVPVNPKRPKDLVDQSWRCIDGTWLDTSETLALALDSATNNTSLVLAIENVATGEILLFPGDAQAGNWLSWQDLKWVEDDENGKPVTTTGPDLLKRTIFYKVGHHGSHNATLSAKGLELMTQSNLTAMIPVDHAMALKKRWGKMPLPELVDRLNEKTSGRVLRIDDTAVTLAQLKASLPDKTGAQDWSDFTDRVTVTDLYFELSF; this comes from the coding sequence ATGAGCGCAAAGACTGTAAGCACGGCTGCTGCAAAGACACCGGCGAAGTCCGTCAAGAAGGTCACACCAAAAGAGGTTGTGAAGCCTGAGTTGGCGAACTCATCGATTCGAGTTCGCATGTATCGCCAGGGGCTGGGCGATTGCTTTCTCATCACGCTGCCGGGAACCGACGGTCCGTTCTATATCGTGATTGACTGTGGAGTCGTCCTCGGTACGGATGCGAACGGCATTCAGAAATTGAAGGATGCAATTGCGGACATCACGAGAGTGACCGGAGGCAAGATTGATTTGCTCGTTGTGACCCATCAACACTGGGATCATGTGTCTGGCTTCACTCAGGCAAAAGATGCGATCAGCAATTGGAAAGTCGGGCAGGTCTGGACTGCGTGGACGGAAGATCCAAAAGATCCCCTCGCGAATAAGCTTCGTGCCGAGCGGGAGAAGACTGAGGACGCACTCCGGATGGCGGTCAATCGACTGAACGCTGTTGGCGCGACGGATCAGAGTGCGCGAGTTGCTGGGATGCTTGACTTCATGGGTGCGGCATCCGGGTCGACTGCAACCGCCCTGGAATATGCCAAGGGTCTTGCAGGCAAGAATCTGCGCTTTTGTGAGCCGGGCGAAGCTCCAATCGTTCTTCCGCAGATACCGAACTTCCGATTCTTTGTTCTTGGACCGCCGAAGGATGAACAACTCTTGCGCAAGTCCGATCCCTCTCAAGGGCAGGCTTACGGGCTTGATGATGGATCTGCGGCTTCCAACGCGATGTTCCTGAATGCTCTCGCCCGGGAAGCAAATGGGGTGGCGGGAAACACTTTTGCCGGAGACTCAACGTTGGACGACCCCTTCGAGAGCCGATTCCAAATCCCACTCGCTCGGGCGCAGAAGATTCCATTTTTCCAGGAACGCTACTTCGGGAACGTGCCGGTGAATCCGAAGCGTCCAAAAGATCTTGTTGATCAGTCGTGGCGATGCATTGACGGCACCTGGCTGGACACCTCCGAAACACTCGCCCTTGCTCTTGATTCTGCGACGAACAACACGAGTCTCGTCCTGGCGATTGAAAACGTCGCAACGGGGGAGATATTGCTGTTTCCGGGAGATGCACAGGCTGGAAACTGGTTGAGCTGGCAGGATCTCAAATGGGTCGAGGACGATGAGAACGGGAAGCCTGTCACCACGACAGGACCGGATCTGCTCAAGCGAACAATCTTTTACAAGGTCGGTCACCACGGCAGCCACAATGCGACTCTTAGCGCGAAAGGGCTGGAACTGATGACACAGTCCAACCTTACTGCGATGATCCCGGTCGATCATGCAATGGCGTTGAAAAAGCGGTGGGGCAAGATGCCTCTGCCAGAGCTTGTCGATCGGCTCAACGAGAAGACGAGCGGCCGAGTCCTTCGAATCGATGACACTGCCGTTACGCTGGCTCAACTGAAAGCATCACTCCCGGACAAGACCGGGGCACAGGACTGGTCTGACTTCACGGATCGAGTTACGGTGACCGACCTGTATTTCGAGCTGTCCTTTTAA
- a CDS encoding TIGR03118 family protein: MQKIRKFVLHTIAVLAAALPMAGQSYKVTNLLSDGSVAATNTDPNFKNPWAISASGTFWISAANTGYNYVVPPAGTVSFKVIVPSAAAPNTAPGLPAGSVTTGGAVGMLLANGTKASFLFSTLDGTISGWNSKLGTANAISTVAINNNAAGASYPGLAILNIASGGVTSKSYILAANFGTGNAIEVYDSTFAPTKLAGNFVDPTLPAGYAPFAVHVLGTQVFVNYALRTATAPYLSVNGAGNGAVSVFDTSGNFVSRVATGGNLNAPWGIAYAPANFGIFSNDLLIGNFGDGIINVFDPKTFAYQGQLMDSTGKALKYASLWELLTGGTAVTGTTAVAGGDTSTVYFTAGLDQEQHGLFATITNATTAGATPTFGFSSASPSVSVSAGSTGQIQLSLASVNGFSGNVSLACSGLPANTTCSFSPSQASLSSTVPSIVTATITTNTQTSALQPLERLRMKPVAAGILAALLLPFVSLAGFSKRSRLTNASRLAALFVVVLLSGLVAGGCSSGSSPQMSTTPTPPVTPTGTSTVTISATAGSVTQQTSVSLVVK; this comes from the coding sequence ATGCAGAAGATCCGCAAGTTTGTGCTGCACACCATCGCTGTTCTTGCCGCCGCACTTCCAATGGCTGGCCAATCTTACAAAGTTACAAACCTTCTCTCGGATGGCTCCGTCGCGGCCACCAACACCGATCCCAACTTCAAGAATCCGTGGGCCATCAGTGCAAGCGGAACGTTTTGGATCAGTGCTGCAAACACCGGATACAACTATGTCGTTCCGCCTGCAGGAACCGTCTCGTTCAAGGTCATTGTGCCTTCCGCCGCTGCTCCGAATACCGCTCCTGGACTCCCAGCCGGTTCGGTCACGACGGGCGGAGCAGTTGGCATGTTGCTGGCAAACGGCACGAAAGCCAGCTTCCTCTTCTCAACTCTCGATGGCACCATCTCAGGTTGGAATTCCAAGCTGGGCACGGCGAACGCAATTTCGACTGTCGCTATCAACAACAACGCAGCCGGTGCGTCCTATCCCGGACTTGCCATCCTGAATATTGCTTCAGGTGGCGTCACCAGTAAGAGCTATATTCTTGCCGCCAACTTCGGCACCGGCAATGCCATTGAGGTCTACGACAGCACGTTTGCACCGACAAAGCTCGCAGGAAATTTCGTGGACCCCACACTGCCAGCCGGGTACGCACCATTCGCTGTTCACGTCCTCGGAACGCAGGTGTTTGTGAATTACGCGCTTCGGACTGCGACCGCCCCCTATTTGAGCGTCAACGGAGCGGGCAACGGCGCAGTTAGCGTATTCGATACATCCGGTAACTTTGTAAGTCGCGTCGCAACCGGCGGAAACCTCAACGCACCGTGGGGTATCGCCTATGCTCCGGCAAACTTCGGCATCTTTTCGAATGACCTGCTGATCGGCAACTTTGGCGACGGCATCATCAACGTCTTCGATCCAAAGACCTTCGCCTATCAAGGTCAATTGATGGACAGTACGGGCAAAGCTCTAAAATACGCCAGCCTTTGGGAACTGTTGACCGGCGGAACTGCCGTGACAGGCACAACTGCGGTGGCCGGTGGGGACACCAGCACGGTCTACTTCACTGCTGGCCTGGATCAGGAGCAGCACGGTCTGTTCGCGACGATTACCAATGCGACAACCGCAGGCGCCACACCCACCTTCGGCTTCAGCTCGGCTTCGCCTTCAGTGAGCGTAAGTGCCGGGAGCACCGGACAGATTCAGCTCAGTCTCGCGTCTGTAAACGGTTTCTCCGGCAACGTATCGCTGGCCTGTTCCGGTCTACCAGCCAATACCACATGCAGCTTCTCTCCTTCGCAGGCCAGCTTGTCATCGACGGTACCGTCCATCGTCACCGCGACCATCACCACCAACACCCAGACTTCAGCCCTTCAGCCACTGGAACGACTGAGGATGAAACCTGTGGCCGCAGGGATACTCGCGGCGCTTCTACTACCATTCGTATCGCTAGCGGGCTTTAGCAAACGTTCCCGCCTCACGAATGCATCGCGTCTCGCTGCATTGTTTGTCGTCGTGTTGTTGTCCGGACTGGTAGCCGGGGGATGCTCGAGTGGCAGTTCACCGCAAATGAGCACGACGCCAACGCCGCCGGTAACTCCGACAGGAACATCCACTGTCACCATCTCCGCAACCGCGGGCTCGGTGACACAGCAAACATCTGTATCACTTGTCGTGAAGTAG
- a CDS encoding efflux RND transporter periplasmic adaptor subunit — MTCRLFKPVTFAISLLCVASMSGCKKAADDTPAAVVTVEAEKPERGEISEHITADATLSPLAQAAISPKITAPVRTFYVQRGSKVKAGQLLAVLENRDLAGQALDNQGQYTAAQAAFQMQTQAQVPEDYAKAQLDVAQAQAQLKLQGEIVTARQKLLQEGAIAGRDYDTAVAALAQAQAAYDTALNHLHSLKNVSSEATKRQAQGQLSSAKGKYDAAEAQVSYSQIRTPIPGVVTDRPLFPGETASTGAPLITVMDTSSLLAKVHLSQIVAQRLSLGDGASVTIPGVDEPVTGKVTLISPALDPGSTTVEVWLKVDNTAAKYKAGTPVHTSIIGRTVPNAVKIPLEAVLTAEDGSKSVMVVSNDGTAHKVGVQLGINDGEDTQVTQGLNGSETVITKGAYGLDDGAKVKVGKPGAEGDDK, encoded by the coding sequence ATGACCTGTCGTTTGTTTAAGCCCGTCACATTCGCAATTTCGTTGCTTTGCGTTGCATCTATGAGTGGCTGCAAGAAGGCTGCGGATGACACGCCGGCGGCGGTTGTCACCGTAGAAGCGGAGAAACCGGAGCGTGGAGAGATCTCGGAGCACATCACGGCAGATGCCACGCTGTCGCCCCTGGCGCAGGCAGCTATTTCACCCAAGATCACGGCACCGGTGCGGACGTTTTATGTGCAACGTGGTTCGAAGGTGAAGGCTGGGCAGTTGCTTGCTGTGCTTGAGAATCGCGACCTTGCTGGGCAGGCGTTGGATAACCAGGGACAATACACGGCTGCGCAGGCTGCGTTTCAAATGCAGACGCAGGCTCAGGTCCCCGAAGACTATGCCAAAGCACAATTGGATGTTGCGCAGGCTCAGGCGCAGTTGAAGTTGCAGGGAGAGATCGTCACGGCTCGTCAGAAACTCTTGCAGGAAGGGGCCATTGCCGGACGCGACTATGACACTGCTGTTGCGGCGCTCGCCCAGGCGCAAGCCGCATACGATACGGCGTTAAACCATCTTCACTCTTTGAAGAATGTATCCAGCGAAGCCACAAAGCGGCAGGCACAGGGACAACTCTCATCTGCAAAGGGCAAGTATGACGCGGCTGAGGCACAGGTGTCGTATTCGCAGATCCGTACTCCGATTCCGGGAGTGGTGACGGACAGGCCTTTGTTCCCAGGGGAGACAGCGAGCACTGGCGCCCCACTCATCACTGTGATGGATACTTCGTCGTTGCTTGCGAAAGTTCACCTTTCGCAGATTGTCGCGCAACGCCTTAGTCTGGGCGACGGTGCGTCGGTCACGATACCAGGTGTCGACGAACCTGTGACGGGTAAAGTGACCCTCATCAGTCCAGCGCTTGATCCCGGCAGCACCACGGTTGAAGTGTGGTTGAAGGTTGATAACACGGCAGCAAAGTACAAGGCCGGCACGCCGGTTCACACATCCATCATTGGCCGCACAGTTCCGAACGCAGTGAAGATTCCCCTGGAAGCGGTCCTCACTGCCGAGGACGGTAGCAAGTCAGTCATGGTTGTAAGCAACGACGGGACTGCGCACAAGGTTGGAGTGCAATTGGGCATCAATGATGGCGAAGATACCCAGGTAACGCAAGGGCTCAATGGTTCAGAGACCGTGATCACGAAGGGCGCTTACGGGTTGGATGATGGTGCCAAGGTGAAGGTCGGCAAGCCGGGCGCCGAGGGAGACGACAAGTAA
- a CDS encoding S8 family serine peptidase, whose product MVTRVARLLVKASVPAVGAAFAAGALPFEMTPLFPEETSPAGFGLTEAPRWHIAKLAADTDVASAWNMCHQIRTGGMGLAANTVDFAEPDFQQQWDFGVPAESNQAAMAAAAPRVCDKPVDPATDPNGYSKPDPYTWRWFQADAYAGFDTARTHIDTGALGNTLERVTIAHLDTGYRKDHAVLPEFLDTTKGRSFVKNDTDPNSAVDPGITGFGNNPGHGTGTLSLLAGNVFDATKFGDVRGLVGAAPFARIIPVRVANSVVEFANSSIAQGIQYAIDSNVDVLSMSMGGIPSQAWVDVVNKAYDAGITLVTAAGNNYGPGGVRVPKFIVWPARFKRVIAACGVMSNGKPWADFADLKLMGGCYGPDSKMDTAMAAYTPNVPWAVYDCPALVDFDGRGTSAATPQVAAAAACYIQANLAGLRAYDGADRWKRVESVRKALFDSATKLDQKHFGQGALRAIDAMNQPLANPAGLVAQPRDSVAVPFLGPIFGALFGIAPDPTAESMLHLEAAQLISTQPEIQKILVDADVDPDGAVPPAVRSQVIDAIIASPAASTALKQALAHGGGNAGGQGGKGEGGAVVVGSKVVPKIDPLKETPGETLEPTLPLYRCLRVFAFDPALGLRLDSQALNQTILQLPWERDLKPGPVGEYVEIVDVDPATGACYMPVDLNHPHILASDGLAPSEALPQFHQQMVYAVSMTTIGRFERALGRTALWAPHLQTVAGEVDQVQRNYVQRLRIYPHALREANAYYSPDKKSLLFGYFQANLTNAGDNLPGGVIFNCLSHDVVAHETTHALLDGLHPYYQIQSNPDMAAFHEAFADTVALFQHFSIPEALRFTIAKTRGDLSTANLLADLAQQFGQAMDGSRALRSGLGTKPTPSDYVNATEPHARGAVLLAAIFEAFVNLYQARSYDLQRLATGGTGVLPPGDIPYDLVTRLSVEAAQTASRVLTACIRALDYCPPVDLTFGDYLRALVTADLDIEPQAGVNARVAFISAFRARGIYPSGVRSLSEESLCWQPPNFVVPRGQLGGLLKCLSLSWNLATDRRKSHDASEHNGFVLWNFLHEMDTQDAIALGRDLGVYIVPAPGMPKEIPLRPDGYPKIEIHSVRPARRIGSNGQQATDLVIEMVQRYVEVDAVTKTQTTLRGGCTVLIDLENEQIRYVIRKRVDNLSRMADMKAFTMAASDSGSPYFLASEYSEPFAMLHRGC is encoded by the coding sequence ATGGTCACCCGTGTGGCTCGTCTCCTGGTTAAAGCGTCGGTACCTGCGGTCGGCGCCGCGTTTGCGGCCGGGGCACTCCCGTTCGAAATGACACCGCTGTTTCCTGAAGAAACTTCGCCAGCTGGCTTTGGTTTGACCGAAGCGCCGCGTTGGCACATTGCTAAGTTGGCTGCGGATACCGACGTGGCATCCGCATGGAACATGTGCCACCAGATACGAACTGGTGGTATGGGATTAGCCGCAAACACGGTTGACTTCGCAGAACCCGACTTCCAGCAGCAATGGGACTTCGGTGTTCCTGCTGAGAGTAATCAAGCAGCCATGGCTGCTGCCGCTCCGAGAGTCTGCGACAAGCCGGTTGACCCTGCCACTGATCCGAATGGCTATTCAAAGCCTGATCCATACACGTGGCGCTGGTTCCAGGCGGATGCCTACGCAGGGTTCGACACGGCGCGAACTCATATCGACACAGGCGCACTCGGAAACACGCTTGAACGAGTCACAATCGCTCATCTCGATACGGGCTATCGGAAGGATCATGCGGTCCTGCCGGAATTTCTGGACACAACCAAAGGGCGCAGCTTCGTAAAAAACGATACGGACCCAAATTCCGCGGTCGATCCGGGGATCACAGGCTTCGGGAATAATCCAGGACACGGAACAGGCACGCTCAGCCTGCTTGCTGGAAATGTCTTTGACGCAACCAAATTTGGCGATGTCCGTGGCTTGGTGGGTGCGGCCCCGTTTGCCCGCATTATTCCCGTTCGCGTTGCGAACAGCGTCGTGGAATTTGCGAACAGTTCCATCGCCCAGGGCATTCAATACGCCATCGATTCGAACGTGGATGTTCTGTCTATGAGTATGGGCGGCATCCCGTCGCAGGCCTGGGTAGACGTCGTGAACAAAGCCTACGACGCGGGAATTACGTTAGTGACGGCTGCAGGCAACAACTACGGCCCCGGCGGCGTGCGTGTTCCCAAATTCATCGTTTGGCCTGCGCGTTTCAAGCGTGTGATCGCCGCCTGCGGAGTGATGTCGAATGGGAAGCCCTGGGCTGACTTCGCCGATTTAAAGCTGATGGGTGGTTGCTACGGTCCCGACAGCAAGATGGACACAGCGATGGCGGCCTACACACCCAATGTTCCATGGGCAGTGTATGACTGCCCCGCGCTCGTTGATTTCGACGGAAGGGGAACGTCTGCCGCGACGCCGCAGGTGGCAGCAGCAGCAGCGTGCTATATCCAGGCGAATTTGGCCGGACTTCGCGCTTACGACGGCGCCGATCGATGGAAGCGGGTTGAGAGTGTCCGGAAGGCTCTCTTTGACTCCGCGACGAAGTTGGACCAAAAGCATTTCGGCCAGGGTGCCCTCCGCGCGATTGATGCTATGAACCAGCCATTGGCGAATCCTGCCGGTTTGGTCGCTCAGCCCCGTGACTCTGTCGCAGTACCGTTCCTCGGGCCAATCTTTGGCGCACTGTTTGGAATCGCACCCGATCCTACAGCGGAATCGATGCTTCATCTGGAAGCTGCTCAGCTCATCTCGACGCAACCGGAGATTCAGAAGATCCTGGTCGACGCGGACGTCGATCCCGATGGGGCTGTCCCACCTGCGGTCCGGAGCCAGGTGATTGACGCAATCATCGCGTCACCTGCTGCATCTACTGCTCTGAAGCAAGCACTTGCTCATGGGGGAGGAAATGCGGGTGGTCAGGGAGGAAAAGGCGAAGGTGGAGCGGTAGTCGTTGGCAGTAAGGTCGTCCCCAAGATCGATCCGTTGAAGGAAACTCCAGGAGAAACACTCGAGCCCACATTGCCTCTCTACCGTTGTCTACGGGTGTTTGCCTTCGATCCTGCTTTGGGCCTGCGCCTGGATTCCCAGGCTCTAAATCAGACCATCCTGCAGCTTCCATGGGAACGGGACCTGAAACCCGGCCCCGTAGGCGAATATGTTGAGATCGTTGACGTCGACCCCGCAACAGGGGCTTGCTACATGCCAGTGGATCTCAATCATCCGCACATTCTGGCGTCCGACGGACTTGCTCCGTCAGAGGCGCTTCCACAGTTCCATCAGCAGATGGTGTATGCCGTTTCCATGACGACCATTGGTCGCTTCGAGCGCGCTCTCGGCCGCACTGCTTTGTGGGCTCCCCATCTGCAGACAGTGGCCGGGGAAGTAGACCAGGTTCAACGGAATTACGTTCAACGGTTGCGAATATATCCGCACGCCCTGCGTGAGGCCAACGCCTACTACAGCCCCGACAAGAAGTCGCTGCTCTTCGGGTATTTCCAAGCCAATCTCACGAACGCGGGCGATAACCTACCGGGCGGAGTCATCTTTAACTGCCTCTCGCATGACGTGGTGGCCCACGAAACCACTCATGCACTCCTCGATGGATTGCATCCCTACTACCAGATCCAAAGCAACCCGGATATGGCAGCGTTCCATGAAGCGTTTGCCGACACCGTCGCGCTGTTTCAACATTTCTCGATTCCGGAGGCACTGCGATTCACGATTGCGAAGACTCGTGGTGACCTGTCGACTGCAAACCTTCTGGCTGACCTGGCGCAACAATTCGGACAAGCTATGGATGGATCACGAGCTCTCCGCAGCGGTCTTGGAACGAAACCCACACCGAGTGATTATGTGAATGCCACCGAGCCTCACGCGCGTGGAGCGGTATTGCTTGCGGCGATCTTTGAAGCATTCGTCAATCTCTACCAGGCACGTTCGTATGATCTGCAACGTCTAGCCACCGGGGGGACCGGCGTGTTGCCTCCCGGTGACATTCCGTACGACCTCGTGACGCGGCTCTCGGTTGAAGCGGCGCAAACGGCCTCGCGTGTTCTAACAGCTTGTATCCGAGCGCTCGATTACTGCCCGCCGGTTGATCTCACATTCGGAGACTACTTACGAGCCCTGGTCACTGCCGACCTCGATATCGAGCCTCAAGCCGGTGTGAATGCTCGCGTCGCGTTTATCTCTGCGTTCCGGGCCCGTGGCATCTATCCCAGTGGCGTACGAAGTCTCTCGGAAGAAAGCCTGTGCTGGCAGCCACCCAATTTCGTCGTTCCCAGGGGGCAATTGGGAGGCCTGCTGAAGTGTCTCAGCTTGAGCTGGAATCTCGCTACGGACCGACGCAAGTCACACGACGCGTCTGAGCACAATGGCTTTGTGCTGTGGAACTTCCTTCACGAAATGGACACCCAGGATGCGATCGCGCTAGGGAGAGATCTTGGGGTCTATATCGTTCCAGCTCCAGGAATGCCTAAGGAAATTCCTCTAAGACCAGATGGGTATCCCAAAATCGAAATTCATTCTGTTCGACCGGCCAGACGTATCGGGAGCAATGGACAACAAGCAACTGATCTGGTCATTGAGATGGTGCAGCGCTATGTAGAAGTGGATGCTGTAACTAAAACACAGACGACCCTTCGCGGTGGCTGCACGGTCCTCATTGATCTTGAGAACGAACAGATTCGTTACGTCATACGCAAGCGGGTAGATAACCTTAGCCGCATGGCGGACATGAAGGCGTTCACCATGGCTGCGTCGGATAGCGGCTCCCCTTACTTCCTCGCCAGTGAGTACAGCGAGCCATTCGCGATGCTTCATCGTGGATGCTAA